The Fischerella sp. PCC 9605 genome contains a region encoding:
- a CDS encoding class I SAM-dependent methyltransferase, with translation MFREEVKQAMLAHPHWIERGTELAMHAYNIFSQHKSVSGNLLDIGCANGRDAAFFSSKGLKVRGIDINRDAINEAHRKYKNIKFVVGNAEFIPFEDNYFDFVYCTNTIMWTDENKSVPEIFRVLKSQGMFFLHIDTQVDNLDTNEVEHKILKETIMNLLGEVILTSEATLERIDPVPFKHSHIILELTGFKK, from the coding sequence ATGTTTCGTGAAGAAGTGAAACAGGCAATGTTAGCACATCCCCATTGGATTGAGCGAGGTACAGAACTTGCAATGCATGCCTACAATATTTTTTCACAACATAAATCTGTTAGTGGTAATCTACTTGATATTGGATGTGCAAATGGTCGTGATGCGGCTTTTTTTAGTAGTAAAGGTTTAAAAGTAAGAGGAATAGACATTAATAGAGACGCTATCAATGAGGCTCATAGAAAGTATAAAAATATAAAATTTGTAGTAGGGAATGCTGAATTTATCCCATTTGAAGATAATTATTTTGATTTTGTTTATTGTACCAATACAATCATGTGGACAGATGAGAATAAAAGTGTTCCGGAAATATTTAGGGTTCTAAAAAGTCAAGGAATGTTTTTTCTTCACATTGATACACAAGTTGATAATTTAGATACAAATGAGGTAGAACATAAGATTCTTAAAGAAACAATTATGAATCTTCTTGGAGAAGTCATACTCACCAGTGAAGCTACTTTAGAAAGAATCGATCCAGTGCCATTTAAGCACTCTCATATTATTCTAGAATTAACTGGATTTAAAAAGTAA
- a CDS encoding alpha-ketoglutarate-dependent dioxygenase AlkB produces the protein MCCDWCSFCGRFSDYLYSKSVLLKPLPWTEKLAELRDKITALTGYRFNIVIGNQYRSGEDSIGWHSDNESSMGLDPAIASLSPFLSLWDNPIALTLTGLWFPLFDYKI, from the coding sequence TTGTGTTGCGACTGGTGTTCATTTTGCGGTCGGTTTTCAGATTATTTGTACTCCAAGAGTGTGCTTTTAAAACCGTTGCCCTGGACAGAGAAATTAGCCGAATTGAGGGATAAGATTACTGCTCTAACTGGCTACAGATTCAACATCGTTATTGGCAACCAGTACCGTAGTGGGGAGGATTCGATTGGTTGGCACTCTGATAACGAATCATCAATGGGACTTGATCCGGCGATCGCATCACTTAGCCCTTTTCTGTCACTTTGGGATAATCCAATAGCTCTAACGCTTACGGGGCTTTGGTTTCCACTTTTTGACTATAAAATTTAG